The Phoenix dactylifera cultivar Barhee BC4 chromosome 17, palm_55x_up_171113_PBpolish2nd_filt_p, whole genome shotgun sequence genome contains a region encoding:
- the LOC120104346 gene encoding EIN3-binding F-box protein 1-like: protein MNCVAGEAREVGRSNNMARGDGGKRVRCGTAEESRASGPDFINQLPEECLALIFGFLPLPRDRCSCALVSKKWLHVQACMRHSKLRSEQDEASLPSKEISRCLDMEEANDRRLAAMAIGIPYQGVLTELAIRASLPPLPFSSRGADLTDYGLTIISQACSNLKSLTLWNCTKIGNKGVASLANCCTSLEKFSLSNSPSITDDGLLLIAKGCPNLSSLILDSCPSVGNRWLEAFAKHSNKLKLFILERCPLVKDSAIISILTNLQELRMLKIGSMEIGDAVLEAVGRHAKQVRTLYLEKVRGVTEEGYCWIGFNGNLQSLSLNSCIGVTDKSFRKTSNGCIYLGLKKVAIKNCRSLTDSGLVELTRSAKSLKSITLENLDRITSRGLVEALSNCSRTLKELSLLKCNLMQSDTHPLPQHFPVLKAVTLNQCQGFGEGFLVRMGWACEQVEEIGLVRMDSITDGGILGFLYQLGGNTDVTKLDLSGCRFVTDRSLRAIAQRCQELEELDLSGCRISDQGVEWLASEGPSWLQALSLAGCAAITDKSLEALQTLCVSLESLNVTRCPGISREAISSFKEVCCFCDVRG from the coding sequence ATGAACTGTGTGGCAGGTGAAGCAAGAGAGGTGGGGAGGAGCAACAACATGGCTCGCGGCGACGGGGGGAAGAGAGTCAGATGTGGTACAGCGGAAGAGAGCAGAGCTAGCGGGCCGGACTTTATAAACCAGCTGCCTGAAGAGTGTCTTGCCCTCATCTTTGGCTTTCTGCCTTTGCCCCGCGACCGGTGCTCGTGCGCGTTGGTGTCGAAGAAGTGGCTTCATGTGCAAGCATGTATGCGGCACTCCAAGTTGAGATCGGAGCAGGATGAGGCTTCTCTGCCGAGCAAAGAGATTTCCCGGTGCCTCGACATGGAAGAGGCTAATGACAGAAGGCTTGCTGCTATGGCAATTGGGATCCCCTACCAAGGTGTCCTAACCGAACTCGCTATCAGGGCaagtcttcctcctcttcccttctcttcccGTGGTGCCGATTTGACTGATTACGGCCTTACCATCATAAGCCAAGCCTGCTCCAATCTCAAATCGCTTACACTCTGGAACTGCACCAAGATAGGAAACAAAGGCGTTGCCTCGTTGGCGAATTGCTGCACTTCATTAGAAAAGTTCAGTCTTTCCAACTCCCCGTCGATCACCGACGATGGCCTTCTGCTGATAGCAAAGGGATGCCCTAATTTATCATCATTGATCCTGGACTCGTGCCCGTCCGTCGGCAACCGATGGCTGGAGGCCTTCGCGAAGCACTCCAATAAGCTAAAGTTATTCATTCTGGAGAGGTGCCCTCTCGTGAAGGATTCTGCCATTATTTCCATCCTCACCAATCTACAAGAgttaagaatgctgaaaattggGTCCATGGAGATCGGAGATGCCGTCCTCGAGGCCGTCGGAAGGCATGCAAAGCAGGTAAGGACGTTGTACTTGGAGAAGGTCCGGGGCGTTACAGAGGAAGGCTACTGTTGGATCGGATTTAATGGAAATCTCCAGTCCCTTTCACTAAACAGTTGCATTGGTGTAACAGACAAAAGCTTTAGGAAGACATCCAATGGATGCATCTATTTGGGCCTTAAGAAGGTTGCGATTAAGAACTGCCGATCGTTGACGGACAGTGGATTGGTCGAGCTGACAAGATCAGCGAAATCACTCAAGTCCATAACTCTGGAAAATCTCGATAGGATTACGTCGAGAGGCCTGGTCGAAGCCTTGTCGAACTGCAGTCGGACGCTGAAGGAGTTATCTCTGCTGAAGTGTAATCTCATGCAGAGTGATACCCATCCTCTTCCTCAGCATTTTCCGGTGTTGAAAGCTGTGACACTGAATCAATGCCAAGGATTCGGTGAAGGTTTCCTGGTGCGGATGGGATGGGCGTGCGAGCAAGTGGAGGAGATCGGTCTGGTGCGCATGGACTCGATCACAGACGGTGGCATCCTCGGCTTTCTCTATCAACTTGGGGGCAATACCGACGTCACCAAACTGGACCTGAGCGGATGCAGGTTTGTGACCGATCGGAGCCTGCGGGCGATCGCGCAGCGGTGCCAGGAGTTGGAGGAGCTGGACCTGAGTGGGTGCAGGATTAGCGATCAGGGGGTGGAGTGGCTGGCCAGCGAGGGGCCGAGCTGGCTGCAGGCGCTGTCGCTCGCCGGCTGTGCTGCGATCACCGACAAGAGCTTGGAAGCACTGCAGACGTTGTGCGTAAGCCTGGAGAGCCTCAACGTGACGAGGTGCCCGGGGATAAGCCGGGAGGCCATCAGTTCTTTCAAGGAGGTCTGCTGCTTCTGCGACGTTAGAGGCTGA